A window of Prolixibacter sp. SD074 contains these coding sequences:
- a CDS encoding DUF5320 domain-containing protein, whose amino-acid sequence MPGFNETGPLGQGPRTGRGLGKCAPAKGEGSNENNEIQFGRGLGRGRGAGRGRGPGRGAGRGRGGRF is encoded by the coding sequence ATGCCTGGATTTAATGAAACCGGACCGTTGGGACAAGGTCCCCGCACCGGTAGAGGATTGGGAAAGTGTGCCCCTGCAAAAGGGGAAGGCTCCAACGAAAACAATGAAATCCAATTCGGACGTGGATTGGGCAGAGGACGTGGAGCAGGCCGAGGAAGAGGCCCCGGACGTGGAGCAGGCCGCGGAAGAGGAGGCCGCTTTTAG
- the cobO gene encoding cob(I)yrinic acid a,c-diamide adenosyltransferase has translation MKGYVQVYTGNGKGKTTAAIGLAVRAAGAGKKVFFAQFVKGCTYSEHESINRFLPEIKVKQYGLKCFIVEEASEEDINAARQGLEEVTTVLSSGAYDLVILDEACIAVHFNLFSSEELIRAIQSREKHSEVIVTGRYATSDLIEIADLVTEMKEIKHYYSSGLVGRRGIEF, from the coding sequence ATGAAAGGATATGTTCAGGTTTACACAGGTAACGGAAAAGGAAAGACCACGGCTGCAATTGGCCTGGCTGTTCGGGCAGCTGGTGCGGGAAAGAAAGTTTTCTTTGCCCAGTTTGTGAAAGGTTGTACATACTCGGAGCATGAATCAATCAATCGTTTTCTTCCTGAAATTAAAGTGAAGCAATATGGGCTTAAATGCTTTATTGTCGAAGAAGCTTCGGAGGAAGATATCAATGCAGCCCGGCAAGGATTGGAAGAAGTGACCACGGTCTTGTCGTCCGGGGCGTATGACTTGGTTATCCTGGATGAGGCTTGCATTGCGGTTCATTTTAACTTGTTTTCTTCGGAAGAACTAATTAGGGCCATTCAATCTCGTGAAAAACATTCCGAAGTTATTGTTACGGGACGGTACGCTACATCTGATCTTATAGAAATAGCCGATTTGGTGACCGAAATGAAAGAGATAAAACATTATTATTCAAGTGGTCTTGTCGGCCGTAGAGGGATTGAGTTTTAA
- a CDS encoding DHA2 family efflux MFS transporter permease subunit — MAQALNPNFDWEPEEGGANKWLVLISIMIGTFMASLDSTIVTVAFPKMMATFGVSIDKIEWVMTAYLMAFAVVLPSSGWIADRFGHKLTYILGLILFTVGSMACSFSQNESFLIAFRVFQGVGAGFLTPVGMAIVTRTFPPRQRGLALGIRSIASAASMSLGPLFGGYLVDNYPWHSIFDINIPVGIIGIIAVVVLQDEYKSHIKEKFDIGGFITMSIGLGALLLAFSTGNSSWNTGGWHSTFIFTNFFIAAVCLIAFITIEMNKKHPILNLKILKYHNFGLATLILFIFGVAFFGNSFLLPLFLQNSLGYTAFQAGLVFLPVGILQAFVAPLSGQFTDRFNPKIPLFTGAIILGITMYLFSFFSLQTMHGQIMLPLYLRGLGMGLFFAPLSAIALNDIPRPQLAQASSLFTTVRQIGGSFGIAALGTILTERVKFHAQIYSEQLRQGSPQYNQVMDHLKNFAMHATGSSSINGQHYAKMMLLNNIKSQAYVQGINDDFLIGAVLTFSLLIPMLLLKTRKKKLNR, encoded by the coding sequence ATGGCCCAGGCGTTAAATCCAAATTTTGATTGGGAACCGGAAGAAGGGGGAGCGAATAAATGGCTGGTGCTTATAAGCATTATGATAGGGACGTTCATGGCCTCACTGGATTCAACGATCGTCACCGTTGCTTTCCCCAAAATGATGGCTACTTTCGGGGTTAGCATCGATAAGATCGAGTGGGTCATGACTGCTTACTTGATGGCTTTTGCTGTGGTTTTGCCCTCCTCCGGCTGGATTGCGGACCGGTTTGGTCATAAGTTGACTTACATACTCGGGCTCATCCTGTTCACCGTGGGTTCTATGGCATGCAGTTTTTCACAGAATGAAAGCTTTCTTATTGCTTTCAGGGTCTTTCAGGGTGTTGGTGCCGGATTCCTGACACCAGTGGGAATGGCCATTGTAACCCGTACTTTTCCACCCAGACAACGAGGGTTGGCCTTAGGCATCAGGAGTATCGCATCGGCAGCTTCGATGTCGCTCGGCCCTCTTTTCGGAGGCTACCTGGTGGACAACTATCCCTGGCATTCCATTTTTGATATCAACATACCAGTGGGAATTATTGGTATTATCGCTGTAGTTGTCCTTCAGGATGAATACAAAAGTCACATTAAAGAAAAGTTTGACATCGGGGGATTTATAACCATGTCCATCGGTCTGGGGGCATTGTTGCTGGCATTTTCAACAGGGAACTCGAGCTGGAATACCGGCGGATGGCATTCAACTTTTATTTTTACCAACTTCTTTATTGCTGCAGTATGCCTTATTGCTTTTATTACGATTGAAATGAATAAGAAGCACCCCATTTTGAACCTGAAGATACTGAAATATCACAACTTTGGATTGGCAACCCTGATCCTGTTCATATTTGGTGTAGCCTTTTTCGGAAATTCGTTTCTGCTGCCCTTATTTCTTCAAAATTCTTTGGGATATACAGCATTTCAGGCCGGACTCGTGTTCTTACCTGTAGGAATTTTGCAGGCATTTGTAGCACCGCTTTCAGGCCAGTTTACGGACCGGTTTAACCCTAAAATTCCGCTTTTTACCGGAGCAATTATCCTGGGCATTACCATGTATCTTTTCAGTTTCTTTTCCTTACAGACCATGCATGGACAAATCATGTTACCGCTATATCTCAGAGGCCTTGGAATGGGATTGTTTTTTGCCCCTCTTTCTGCCATAGCTTTAAATGATATTCCCCGGCCCCAGCTTGCTCAGGCATCCAGTTTATTTACTACCGTCCGCCAAATCGGAGGTAGTTTCGGCATTGCTGCCCTGGGAACTATCCTTACAGAACGTGTGAAGTTTCATGCCCAGATCTACAGTGAACAACTCCGTCAGGGTTCGCCCCAATATAACCAGGTTATGGATCATCTCAAAAATTTTGCCATGCACGCCACTGGAAGTAGCAGTATAAATGGCCAGCATTACGCAAAAATGATGCTTTTAAATAATATAAAAAGCCAGGCATATGTCCAGGGAATTAACGATGATTTTCTGATTGGAGCCGTCTTGACATTTAGCCTGTTGATACCCATGCTATTATTAAAAACCCGTAAAAAGAAGTTAAACCGGTAA
- a CDS encoding Mrp/NBP35 family ATP-binding protein, whose translation MEIKKMQPKILPEVENIILVASGKGGVGKSTVAVNLAVAFMREGYATGILDADLYGPSVPMALGLENARPQVWKENDREQMEPVEKFGIKVMSLGFLMQKQDAVIWRGPLASKALTQLIENTRWGKLDYLVIDLPPGTGDISITLAQKFPGARAIIVVTPQQMAIADGRKAAHMFVANGVGIPVAGIVENMAWFVPEKHPDEKYFLFGKGGGEQLAKEYGVPLLSQIPLVADVCELSDQGKNVFSSGNAILIKAFEELAQKIDQVKEVPA comes from the coding sequence ATGGAAATAAAGAAAATGCAACCGAAGATTTTACCGGAAGTGGAGAATATCATTTTGGTAGCTTCAGGAAAAGGCGGCGTGGGGAAATCAACCGTAGCGGTTAACCTGGCGGTGGCTTTCATGCGCGAAGGTTATGCGACAGGAATATTGGATGCCGATTTGTACGGACCTTCTGTTCCGATGGCATTAGGACTGGAAAATGCCAGGCCCCAGGTATGGAAGGAAAACGACCGCGAGCAGATGGAACCCGTGGAGAAATTCGGCATCAAAGTTATGTCATTGGGGTTTCTTATGCAAAAGCAGGACGCGGTCATCTGGCGGGGGCCATTGGCTTCCAAAGCGCTCACGCAGTTGATCGAGAATACCCGTTGGGGAAAACTGGATTACCTGGTCATTGATTTACCGCCCGGAACCGGCGACATTTCCATTACGCTGGCACAAAAGTTCCCGGGAGCCAGGGCCATCATTGTGGTGACGCCGCAGCAAATGGCCATTGCCGATGGACGAAAAGCTGCCCATATGTTTGTTGCCAATGGCGTCGGTATTCCGGTGGCCGGTATCGTGGAGAACATGGCCTGGTTTGTACCCGAAAAACACCCGGATGAAAAATACTTTTTGTTTGGGAAAGGAGGGGGAGAGCAACTGGCGAAGGAATACGGTGTGCCACTGCTTTCACAGATTCCACTTGTGGCCGATGTTTGTGAGTTGAGTGATCAGGGTAAGAACGTATTCAGCTCTGGAAATGCAATTCTGATAAAAGCCTTTGAAGAGTTGGCGCAAAAAATCGATCAGGTAAAGGAAGTACCGGCATAA
- a CDS encoding ATP-binding protein: MVKKIVVASGKGGTGKTTVSLNLYRRFSMDGEDVVLYDCDVEEPNDALFFPEKIMIENKPVNQLIPVIDSEKCQFCRKCVTYCEFNAIVIIPSVKLAQVNSDLCHSCGACSVACPFDAIIEKPESIGQIAKYDIGFGQGLLEGRLQIGSSMQTMLIKELKNEFPEQGSLVIYDAPPGTSCPVVETVADADYVILVTEPTPFGLHDLKLTVELLDELEKPYGVVINKSGLGNHETHEFLSRKGIEILGEIPFSREYAAEYAAGNLFENVPEEFETVYQQITGKVGHHLAEL, encoded by the coding sequence GTGGTTAAAAAAATAGTGGTAGCCAGTGGAAAGGGAGGTACCGGAAAAACAACGGTATCACTGAATTTGTATAGACGTTTTTCCATGGATGGAGAAGATGTTGTGTTATACGACTGTGATGTGGAGGAACCCAATGATGCACTTTTCTTTCCGGAGAAAATAATGATAGAAAATAAACCGGTCAATCAGTTGATCCCGGTTATCGACAGCGAGAAATGTCAGTTTTGCCGGAAATGTGTGACGTATTGTGAATTCAATGCCATAGTCATTATTCCATCCGTTAAACTCGCTCAGGTTAATTCCGATTTATGCCATAGTTGCGGCGCTTGCTCTGTTGCCTGTCCGTTTGATGCCATAATAGAAAAGCCGGAATCAATCGGGCAAATTGCGAAATACGACATTGGTTTCGGACAAGGTTTGTTGGAAGGACGTTTACAAATTGGTTCGTCCATGCAGACTATGCTGATAAAAGAGTTGAAGAATGAATTTCCCGAACAGGGTTCACTTGTCATTTATGATGCTCCGCCCGGAACCAGTTGCCCGGTAGTGGAAACAGTGGCTGATGCCGATTATGTGATTCTGGTGACGGAGCCCACACCCTTTGGCTTGCATGATCTGAAGCTTACAGTGGAATTGCTTGACGAACTGGAGAAACCCTATGGTGTCGTGATTAACAAGAGTGGCTTGGGGAATCATGAAACACACGAATTCCTTTCCCGAAAGGGAATTGAAATTCTGGGAGAGATACCCTTTAGCAGGGAGTATGCAGCGGAGTATGCCGCAGGGAATCTTTTTGAAAATGTTCCGGAAGAATTTGAAACTGTATATCAACAAATCACCGGGAAGGTAGGACATCATTTGGCTGAATTATGA
- a CDS encoding DUF5320 family protein has translation MPQLNGKGPEGNGPKTGRKLGRCKEPEELSGDNKLGTGLGKRRKSGGGKGRGERLKSGFIPKIGR, from the coding sequence ATGCCACAATTAAACGGAAAAGGCCCGGAAGGAAATGGTCCGAAGACAGGACGAAAACTGGGGCGTTGTAAGGAACCGGAAGAATTGTCCGGAGATAATAAACTCGGTACCGGCCTTGGCAAACGCCGAAAAAGCGGTGGAGGTAAAGGCCGTGGAGAACGATTGAAAAGTGGATTTATACCAAAAATTGGGAGATAA
- a CDS encoding ATP-binding protein, giving the protein MKEITILSGKGGTGKTSITAALSSIAVEAVFCDNDVDAADLHLILQPEMREQYIFEGAWVASIDADKCDGCGICQSNCRFNAIHFLHGQYEINPYQCEGCRLCERTCPNGAITSTRSRNNEWYISDTRFGPMVHAHMGPGEENSGKLVTLIRNKARELARDKQASYILNDGPPGIGCSAIASVSGTDQVLLVIEPTLSGLHDLQRLVKLVNSFRVPMAALINKHDLNLEVTKQVEIFLENKQIPLLARIPFDDTVVMAMIEGKSVIEFAPDSTITKQLREVWRQITKEESLTYGKSFIHHN; this is encoded by the coding sequence ATGAAGGAGATTACGATTTTAAGCGGAAAAGGGGGGACCGGAAAAACCAGCATTACGGCTGCACTTTCATCTATTGCTGTCGAAGCTGTTTTTTGCGACAATGATGTGGATGCGGCCGATTTACACCTGATATTGCAGCCCGAAATGAGGGAACAGTATATTTTCGAGGGTGCCTGGGTTGCATCGATTGATGCAGATAAGTGCGATGGTTGCGGAATCTGCCAGTCGAACTGCCGGTTCAATGCCATTCATTTTCTTCATGGTCAATACGAGATCAATCCTTACCAATGTGAAGGATGCCGGTTGTGCGAACGGACTTGTCCAAATGGAGCGATTACATCCACCCGTAGCAGGAATAACGAGTGGTACATTTCCGATACGCGTTTTGGCCCGATGGTTCATGCGCATATGGGGCCGGGAGAAGAAAATTCAGGGAAACTGGTGACGCTGATTCGAAATAAAGCCAGGGAGTTGGCTCGTGATAAACAAGCCAGCTACATTCTTAACGACGGTCCGCCCGGAATTGGCTGTTCAGCGATTGCTTCTGTTTCAGGAACCGACCAGGTTTTGCTGGTTATTGAACCGACCCTTTCTGGCTTGCACGATTTGCAGAGACTTGTGAAATTGGTCAATTCTTTTCGGGTGCCCATGGCAGCGCTGATAAACAAACATGACCTGAACCTGGAGGTAACCAAACAGGTTGAAATATTCCTGGAAAACAAACAAATCCCGTTGCTGGCCCGAATACCGTTCGATGATACGGTTGTGATGGCCATGATTGAAGGCAAGTCGGTTATCGAGTTTGCCCCCGATTCAACCATAACCAAGCAATTGCGGGAAGTATGGCGACAGATTACGAAAGAAGAATCTCTTACATATGGCAAAAGTTTCATTCATCACAACTGA
- a CDS encoding NifB/NifX family molybdenum-iron cluster-binding protein encodes MKESLRFAFAVNQGHAFEKKHFGEAERFLIYEHRDDELSLIDEYQNPFIQSGEEFLHGSPRKGKAIISFLKELGVDVLVAREFGRNLHMVREYFIPVIISATCIGEVTEVLLKHIYWLKEEKRKTVRHYALYQINLGILKMPQRFDKNYQTEEQ; translated from the coding sequence ATGAAAGAATCTTTGCGCTTCGCTTTTGCGGTTAATCAGGGGCATGCTTTTGAAAAGAAGCATTTTGGCGAAGCTGAACGTTTCCTGATTTATGAACACCGGGATGATGAGCTGAGTCTGATCGATGAATATCAGAACCCATTCATTCAGTCCGGCGAAGAGTTCCTGCACGGTTCTCCCCGAAAAGGAAAAGCAATCATTAGCTTTTTGAAAGAGCTGGGTGTCGATGTGTTGGTTGCGAGGGAATTTGGCCGCAATCTTCACATGGTCCGTGAGTATTTTATTCCGGTGATTATTTCTGCCACATGTATAGGCGAAGTGACTGAGGTTCTTTTAAAGCACATTTATTGGTTAAAGGAAGAAAAGCGAAAAACGGTCCGTCATTACGCATTGTATCAAATCAACCTGGGGATTTTGAAGATGCCACAGAGATTTGATAAAAATTATCAGACGGAAGAACAATAA
- a CDS encoding NifB/NifX family molybdenum-iron cluster-binding protein, with protein MKTVITSKGSELTAQFEKRFGRTAYYCIYDENSERTSFIPNEQANAHGGAGTNAAGKMLELGIKRIVSGDIGPKAKELLEKYGVEMVLLKDEGQTIQEIIQQLK; from the coding sequence ATGAAGACTGTTATAACTTCTAAAGGTAGCGAACTCACCGCTCAGTTTGAAAAACGATTTGGGCGAACAGCTTATTACTGCATCTATGACGAGAATTCGGAAAGGACATCCTTTATCCCGAATGAGCAAGCGAATGCCCATGGCGGGGCCGGGACCAATGCTGCCGGCAAGATGCTGGAATTGGGAATAAAACGAATTGTTTCCGGAGACATTGGTCCTAAGGCTAAGGAACTGCTCGAAAAATATGGCGTTGAGATGGTCTTGTTAAAAGACGAAGGACAGACAATTCAGGAAATTATTCAGCAACTAAAATAA
- a CDS encoding sialate O-acetylesterase, producing the protein MKIFSSNLTRITLVILIVLSFSLQGKAEITMPRIFNCGMVLQQGMEVPVWGWASPNEKVSVSIDGNTVKTKAGDDGKWKIKLPEMNTGGPYSMTIKGKNTMVFENIMVGEVWVCSGQSNMEFPVDSIDQSYRGVNNYQQEIANADNYPEIRLFTVPRKIAQTPQKDLDNGEWLECSSATVGDFSAVGYFFARGLYKKLGVPVGIICAAWGGTVAESWTSPGTMANDSDFGPMVAELRKLDLKKYKEVKEARIKAELGELPLVDKGLIDGKAVWAATNYDDSGWKPMQLPGLWESLGYNNIDGIAWFRKTIEISPGDAGKPAKLNLQKIDDSDQTWVNGIPVGKTMNAYNKNRHYEISEGVLKSGKNVITVRVEDTGGGGGIHGSANLMNLSIDGTNIPLAGNWKFRFGKIDTNALSLGPNDYPTLLYNGMVNPIVPYGIKGVIWYQGESNADRPTQYQRIFPNLIKDWRMHWNEGDFPFLFVQLANYMAPQNQPGNSNWARLRETQTKTLELPNTGMAVAIDVGEGGNIHPKDKQSVGYRLSLPALKIAYNEDLVFSGPMFDHMEIDQSRIFLTFNHVGEGLKVHDKYGYLKGFAVAGADKKFHWAKAVLVNPGTVVAFSSDVKNPVAVRYGWADNPEDANLYNSAGLPASPFRTDNW; encoded by the coding sequence ATGAAGATTTTTTCAAGCAATCTTACCAGGATAACACTGGTAATATTGATCGTTTTGTCTTTCTCTTTACAGGGAAAAGCAGAGATAACGATGCCCCGCATTTTCAACTGCGGGATGGTGCTCCAGCAGGGCATGGAAGTTCCCGTTTGGGGATGGGCATCGCCAAACGAAAAAGTGAGTGTTTCTATTGATGGAAATACGGTAAAAACCAAGGCCGGAGATGACGGTAAATGGAAAATAAAACTGCCCGAGATGAATACCGGAGGGCCCTACTCGATGACCATCAAAGGCAAAAACACCATGGTTTTCGAAAACATCATGGTGGGAGAAGTCTGGGTTTGTTCCGGGCAATCCAATATGGAATTTCCGGTCGACAGCATCGACCAAAGTTATCGCGGTGTGAATAACTATCAGCAGGAAATAGCCAATGCTGACAACTATCCGGAAATCCGACTTTTCACTGTTCCGAGGAAGATTGCTCAAACTCCGCAAAAGGATCTGGATAACGGGGAGTGGCTCGAGTGCTCGTCAGCAACGGTAGGAGATTTCTCAGCAGTCGGATATTTTTTCGCCCGCGGTTTGTACAAAAAACTGGGCGTTCCTGTTGGTATCATCTGCGCAGCGTGGGGAGGAACAGTTGCTGAATCATGGACCAGCCCGGGAACCATGGCCAATGACTCCGACTTCGGACCGATGGTTGCCGAGTTGCGGAAACTTGACCTGAAAAAATACAAGGAAGTTAAGGAAGCCAGGATAAAAGCTGAATTGGGTGAACTACCACTCGTTGACAAAGGATTGATTGATGGAAAAGCAGTATGGGCGGCCACCAATTACGATGATTCAGGTTGGAAACCGATGCAATTGCCGGGCTTATGGGAAAGCTTGGGCTACAACAACATTGATGGTATTGCATGGTTCCGGAAAACGATCGAAATTTCGCCAGGGGATGCGGGTAAACCAGCCAAACTGAACCTCCAGAAAATTGATGACTCTGATCAAACCTGGGTCAACGGTATCCCGGTAGGAAAAACCATGAACGCGTACAATAAGAATCGCCATTACGAAATTTCTGAAGGAGTATTAAAAAGCGGCAAAAATGTGATTACCGTTCGGGTAGAAGACACCGGAGGTGGTGGTGGAATACATGGCAGCGCTAATCTTATGAATCTGTCAATTGATGGAACGAACATCCCGCTGGCAGGCAACTGGAAATTCAGGTTTGGCAAAATTGATACCAACGCATTATCGCTGGGGCCTAATGACTATCCGACCTTGTTGTATAATGGAATGGTCAATCCAATTGTACCTTACGGAATTAAAGGAGTAATCTGGTACCAGGGCGAATCGAATGCTGACCGTCCGACGCAATATCAACGGATTTTCCCGAATTTGATCAAAGACTGGCGGATGCATTGGAATGAAGGAGATTTTCCATTCCTTTTCGTTCAACTGGCTAATTATATGGCCCCGCAGAATCAACCCGGCAACAGTAACTGGGCCCGTTTACGCGAAACTCAAACCAAAACGTTGGAATTACCGAATACAGGAATGGCTGTAGCCATCGACGTAGGAGAAGGAGGAAATATTCATCCGAAGGATAAACAATCTGTTGGATACAGGCTTTCATTACCTGCGCTGAAAATTGCCTACAACGAGGATTTGGTATTTTCCGGGCCGATGTTTGACCACATGGAGATTGACCAATCAAGAATCTTCCTCACATTCAACCATGTTGGTGAGGGGCTCAAAGTTCATGATAAATATGGCTATCTAAAAGGCTTTGCCGTAGCCGGGGCCGATAAGAAGTTTCACTGGGCGAAAGCTGTTTTAGTCAACCCCGGCACCGTTGTGGCCTTCAGCTCCGATGTGAAAAATCCGGTGGCTGTTCGCTATGGATGGGCAGACAATCCGGAGGATGCAAACCTGTATAACAGTGCAGGGCTACCGGCATCTCCCTTTCGAACGGATAACTGGTAA
- a CDS encoding SDR family NAD(P)-dependent oxidoreductase produces MINDKLTGKRVLITGSSSGLGFAMARALGLKGATVLIVARHANSLDRALKNLKDQQIDAYALEMDVRSGPSIMNAVKWVEKQWGTLDMLVNNAGIGMRTVNPHFLTEPKPFFEVNATGFRDLIDTNLTGYFLVTKAFIPFFIKQKKGKIVNITMNHETMKRKGFIPYGPSRAGAESLTLIMSEDLKDYQIDVNMLLPGGATETGMVPEEFKQSLPKDFKILSPDIMAGPIVFLASDESDGITGQRIIATQFNDWKRNRSNTN; encoded by the coding sequence ATGATAAATGACAAGCTAACAGGGAAAAGGGTTCTAATTACAGGATCCTCAAGCGGATTGGGCTTTGCAATGGCCAGGGCTTTAGGTTTAAAGGGAGCTACCGTGCTAATTGTTGCACGCCATGCTAATAGTTTGGACAGAGCACTCAAAAACTTAAAAGATCAGCAAATTGATGCCTATGCATTAGAAATGGATGTCAGAAGCGGACCATCCATTATGAATGCTGTAAAATGGGTTGAAAAACAATGGGGAACGCTTGATATGCTTGTTAACAATGCAGGGATCGGCATGCGGACGGTTAATCCTCATTTTTTGACAGAACCCAAACCATTTTTTGAAGTGAATGCAACCGGTTTTCGCGATTTGATTGATACAAATCTCACCGGTTATTTTCTGGTTACAAAAGCATTTATACCCTTTTTTATCAAACAAAAGAAGGGTAAAATAGTAAACATCACCATGAACCATGAAACAATGAAAAGAAAGGGGTTTATTCCCTATGGACCTTCACGGGCAGGGGCAGAATCCTTAACACTTATTATGTCGGAAGATTTAAAGGATTATCAAATAGATGTAAATATGCTTTTGCCGGGCGGAGCCACAGAAACGGGAATGGTCCCGGAGGAATTTAAGCAATCCCTGCCAAAGGATTTTAAGATATTAAGTCCGGATATAATGGCCGGCCCCATTGTTTTTCTTGCAAGTGATGAAAGTGACGGAATAACCGGACAGCGAATTATTGCAACACAATTTAACGACTGGAAAAGAAATCGTTCCAATACAAATTAG
- a CDS encoding FAD-dependent oxidoreductase — protein sequence MKTTDVLVIGGSAAGMVAAITGKSSYPEKKFTLVKKQKDVMVPCGIPYIFGTLGDSAKNIVPVDAMMAKNDIGSIVDEVILIDGKTKTAQLAGGDTIQFDKLIIATGSVPVKPKWLKGAEKENVFVIPKDKIYLDDMKQKLASCKRVAVIGAGFIGVEFSDELVRDGKEVILVEKESSILSLAFDVELSNRIQTKLEERGVNIITGNGVKEIVGGDKVTGVRLENGLTEKVDAVILSMGYQPNTALAAKSGIDIDESGFIAVDEYMRTHTPDVFAVGDCAQKRDFVTRRRVFTMLASTACAEARIAGMNLFNLHVIKTFSGTIAIYSTAIGDTGFGTAGVTEARALEEGIEVVTGFFEGVDRHPGNLPDAHKQLVKLVVARRSGIIIGGEVIGGLSAGELTNVIGLAIENRMSVNALLSSQIGTHPCLTASPAGYPLIKAAEIVAGKIASGKP from the coding sequence ATGAAAACAACTGATGTATTAGTCATTGGAGGAAGCGCGGCTGGTATGGTCGCGGCTATAACCGGAAAATCATCTTATCCGGAAAAGAAATTCACACTGGTCAAGAAGCAGAAAGATGTAATGGTTCCCTGCGGCATCCCATACATTTTCGGTACACTGGGCGACAGTGCCAAAAACATCGTGCCTGTTGATGCCATGATGGCAAAAAATGATATTGGGTCGATAGTTGATGAAGTGATCCTGATTGACGGGAAAACCAAAACGGCACAATTAGCAGGAGGCGATACTATTCAATTTGATAAGCTGATCATTGCTACGGGCTCTGTTCCGGTAAAACCGAAATGGCTGAAAGGGGCTGAAAAGGAAAATGTTTTTGTGATTCCCAAAGATAAGATTTATCTCGACGACATGAAACAAAAGCTGGCTTCGTGCAAGCGCGTTGCGGTCATCGGTGCCGGCTTCATCGGTGTGGAATTCTCCGACGAGTTGGTACGAGACGGGAAAGAGGTCATCCTGGTAGAAAAAGAATCCTCTATTTTGAGCTTGGCATTTGATGTGGAGTTGTCCAATCGCATCCAAACCAAGCTCGAAGAACGAGGCGTGAATATCATCACCGGCAATGGTGTGAAAGAGATTGTAGGCGGCGATAAGGTGACGGGTGTTCGTCTCGAAAATGGCCTTACTGAAAAGGTGGATGCGGTCATACTCTCCATGGGCTACCAACCCAATACAGCGCTGGCTGCCAAATCAGGCATCGATATCGACGAAAGCGGCTTTATTGCGGTCGACGAATACATGCGCACCCACACACCCGATGTATTTGCCGTGGGCGATTGCGCGCAGAAACGCGATTTCGTTACACGCCGGCGTGTATTTACCATGCTGGCCTCTACTGCTTGTGCCGAGGCCCGTATTGCCGGCATGAACTTATTTAATTTGCATGTGATTAAAACTTTCAGTGGTACCATTGCCATCTATTCCACGGCCATTGGCGATACCGGATTTGGAACGGCCGGCGTAACCGAAGCCCGGGCATTGGAAGAAGGTATTGAAGTAGTAACTGGTTTCTTCGAAGGCGTTGATCGTCATCCGGGTAATTTGCCCGATGCGCACAAACAGTTGGTGAAGTTGGTGGTGGCCCGGCGTTCGGGAATCATCATCGGGGGCGAAGTGATTGGCGGATTAAGCGCCGGAGAACTGACCAACGTGATTGGTCTGGCCATCGAAAACCGGATGTCCGTCAATGCGTTATTGTCGTCCCAAATCGGAACACATCCGTGTCTTACAGCATCCCCAGCCGGTTATCCTTTGATTAAAGCCGCAGAGATTGTTGCCGGTAAAATTGCCAGTGGAAAACCATAA